The Ralstonia sp. RRA genomic interval GGCCTGAATCCATGCGGACCCACCAAGAGCGTGGCGGGGCGCGTGAACCTGCCGGTGTCTGTTGCCGGCGCAACGGTGCACCCGGGTGACCTGGTGGTGGGCGATGCAGATGGCGTGGTCGTCATCCCGCGTGAAGACGTCGAGCGCATCCTGGTGCTCGCGCAGAAGAAGGTGGATGCGGAAGCCGCCCGCATCGCAGCCATTCGCAAGGGCGACACGCGCGCGAGTTGGCTGGAGAAAGAACTGCGTGCCGTCGGCATGCTGGCCGAAGGCGAGGCACTCTGATGAGCGCGTCTGCACACAAGCCCGTCGTGTTGGTGACGGCGGCTGACTTGGCGCCGCAGGCACTGGACATGCTGAGCGACTTCGAAGTTGTGTTCGCTGGCAAGCAGCCCACAGAAGACGACATCGTCGCGCTCTGCACGCGCCACAAGCCGGTGGCGATCATCGTCCGCTATGGCAAGGTCAACGCACGCATCATGGACGCGGCCGGCAACCTGCAGGTGATTTCCAAGCATGGCAGCGGGATCGATGTCATCGATCAGGAGGCCGCTGCGGCACGCGGCATTGCGGTGCGTGCTGCCGTGGGTGCCAATGCGGCGGCTGTGGCCGAGCATGCGTGGGCGCTGATCCTCGCATGCGCCAAGGCCGTGCCGCAGCTCGACGCGCGCATGCGTGCCGGCCATTGGGATAAGGCTGTTCACAAGTCCGTCGAGCTGGATGGCCGTACGCTGGGTCTGGTCGGCCTGGGCGCGATCGGGCGTCGGGCGGCCGCCATCGGGGTGGCGTACGGCATGAACGTCATCGCGTTTGACCCGTATGCCAAAGAGGCACCGGCCGGTGTGAAGCTGGTCAGCCTGGGTGAGCTGTATGCACAGTCAGACGTGGTCTCGCTGCACTGCCCGCTGACCGCCGAGAACCGCAAGATGCTGAACCGCGATGCGTTCAGTTGTTTCAAGGAGGGGGCGATCCTCGTCAACACGGCACGCGGTGGGCTCATTGACGAGCCCGCATTGGCCGAAGCACTCGCCAGCGGCCGGTTGCGCGCGGCCGGGCTCGACAGCTTTGACGTGGAGCCGATGACCACGCCGCATCCGTTCCAGGGCATTGCGAACGTCATCCTGTCGCCGCACATCGGCGGCGTGAGCGACGCGGCCTACGTGAACATGGGCAAGGGTGCAGCGGCCAATGTGCTCGCGGTGATCGAGGAGCGCGCCCGCACGGCGGCGTGATAGCCATGTTCCTGCTCTCGCCACCTGTTGTGCGTGAAGCTGAAGTCTTCACGCGCATGCCGGCCAAGTTCCGCAAGCCCGACGTCCAGACGGACTGGGCGCGCGCCAATCGTGGCGGGCAAGCCACCGACTCCTTCCTCGAAGGGCCGGTGTGGAGCCCCGACGGCCATCTGTACGTGACCGACATTCCGCATGGCCGGATCTTTCGCATCTCGGCTGTGGGCGACTGGGAACTGGTGGCCGAGTACGACGGCGAGCCGAACGGCATGAAGTTGGTCGACGATGCGCATCTGCTCATCACCGACTACCGCAACGGGCTGATGCTTCTCGACATCCAGCGTGGCGAGGTCAGGCCTTACCTGGAGCGGCGCAACTCCGAGCGCTTCAAGGGCGTGAACGACCTCACGTTCGATTCGCAAGGCAACCTGTATTTCACCGACCAGGGGCAGACGGGTTTGCACGACCCGACGGGCCGCGTCTATCGCCTGTCGGTGGACGGCAAGCTCGACATGCTGCTCGGCAACTGCCCCAGCCCGAATGGGCTCGTGTTGTCGCCTGACGAGAAAGTGCTGTACGTCGCCATGACGCGCGGCAACTGTGTGTGGCGCGTGCCGCTGCAGGCGGATGGCTCCGTCAGCAAGGTCGGCCAGTTCTTTACGTCGTACGGCCCGAGCGGCCCCGATGGTTTGACGATCGATACGGCGGGGCGGCTGTTTGTGGCCAACCCCGGCCTTGGCCGTGCGTGGGTGCTGAACCACCGCGCGGAGCCCGAGGTGATCGTGATCAGCCCGGAAGGTGCCTCGCTCACGAACCTCTGCTTCGGCGGCCCTGAGATGAAGACGCTCTTCATGACGGAGTCGGTGTCCGGCACCGTGCTCAAGATCCAGATGGACGTCGCCGGCCCGCTGCCGCATCGAGCAAAGCAGGCCAGGCCCCAGCACTAGCTCATCGATACGTAACCCCTAGCGCTCACAGAAGCGCGATGGAGGAGACCATGCAAATGTCACACACCCTAGGCACGGTGAATGCCACCACGCCACCGCCTGGCGCGGATGTGCGCGCTGCGGCCACGTTGCCCGATGCGGATTACGAGGCGAGCGAACGTACGCTGGCCAAGGCGTTCCGCCGCATCCTGCCGTTCATCTTCGCCTGCTATGTGATCAGCTATCTCGATCGCACCAACGTGGGTTTTGCGGCGCTCACCATGAACAAGGACCTTGGCCTGACCGCCGAGCAGTTCGGGTTCGGGGCGGGGCTGTTCTTCATCGGCTACTTCCTGTTCGAGATTCCGAGCAACCTGATCATGCAGAAGGTAGGTGCGCGCATCTGGATCGCGCGGATCATGATCACGTGGGGCGTGTTTTCAATGGCCACGGCGTTTGTGGTGGGGCCCAAGAGTTTTGCCGCCGCGCGCTTTCTGCTGGGCGTGGCTGAGGCGGGCTTCACGCCAGGCATCTACCTGTATTTCACGCATTGGTTTCCGGGCAAGTGGCGCGCCAAGGTGACGGCTGCGTTCCTGGTGGGCATTCCGGTGGCGAACATGATCGGCTCGCCGATTTCCGGTGCGCTGCTTGAACTCGGCGGGCTGTATGGCTTGCTCAGCTGGCAGTGGCTGTTGCTGATCGAGGGGCTGCCTGCCGTGGTGCTGGGTATCGCGTGCCTGTTTGTGCTGGCGGACCGTCCCGAGAAGGCTAAGTGGCTGACGGACGAAGAAAAAGCCGTGCTCGCGCGCCGCCTTGCGATGGAGCAGCGCGACATCGCAAGCAAGCACGGCGCGAGCCTGCGTGACGCAATGACCAACTGGCGCGTGTTCGTGCTGGCGTTCATCAACTTCTGCGGCATCGTTGGCTCCATCGGCGTGGGCCTGTGGATGCCGCAGATCGTCAAGCAGTTTGGTGTCGAGCATGCGGTGGTCGGCTGGCTCACGGCCATTCCGTACGCGATGGGCGCGGTCGTCATGCTGTGGTGGGCGCGGATGGCGAACCGCGCGCAGAGCTGCATCCCGTATGTGGCGGGCGCGCTGGTGGTGGCGGCGGTCGCTCTGGCGGCCAGCACGGCGCTGGATGCGCCTGCGCTCAAGCTGGCGGCGCTGTGCCTGACGGTGAGCGGCATCCTCGCATTCCAGGCGACGTACTGGGCGATTCCCTCCAACTTCCTGACCGGCCGTGCGGCGGCGGGCGGCCTGGCGCTGATCGTTTCCGTGGGCAACCTGGGCGGCTTTGTCGGCCCGTCGATGATCGGTGCCATCAAGCAGTTCTCGCATGGCTTTACGGCGCCGCTGCTGGCGGTGTCGGCTGTGCTGCTCATCGGTGCGCTAGCCATCGCCTGGTTGGGCGACCCAGGCGCCGATGCCGGCGAGGCGGTCGCCCATTGACGGCCCGATCGCAGTACCTTGATTCCTAGACATCCAATAGCGCCGCGAAACCCACGACGGCGCCAGGAGACACACATGCAAGTGACGGGCAGTACCGGTGTGACCGATCTCGAGCAACGGACCCTGCGCAAGGTGGTCTGGCGGCTCGTGCCATTCCTCATGGTCTGCTACCTGCTGGCTTTCATCGACCGCGGCAACGTGGGCATGGCCTCGTTGCAGATGAACCACGACCTCGGGCTGACAGCCAGTGTGTTTGGGTTCGGCAGCAGCCTGTTCTTCGTGTCGTACTTCTTCTTCGAGGTGCCGAGCAACCTTGCGCTGCAGCGCTACGGCGCGCGCATCTGGATCGCGCGGATCATGATCACGTGGGGGTTGGTCTCGGCCGCCACGGCGCTGGTCCGCGGGCCGGCCTCGTTCTACACGTTGCGCTTCCTGCTGGGCGCGGCGGAGGCGGGGTTCTTTCCGGGCGTGCTGCTGTATCTGTCGTACTGGATTCCGGCAACGCACCGTGCGCGCATCGTGGCGACGTTCATGGTGGCGATTCCGGCCGCGAGCTTTATCGGCTCGCCTATCTCGGCCGCGCTGCTGCAGATGGATGGCTTTGCTGGGCTGCGCGGGTGGCATTGGTTGTTCCTCCTCGAAGGCATTCCGACGGTGCTGCTGGGCATCGCCTGCCTGCGCCTGCTGACCAATCGGCCGGAAGAAGCCAAGTGGCTGTCGACCGAAGAGCGCAATTGGCTCACGAGCACGCTGGCCGGTGAAGCGCGCGGGCCCAAGAAGGTCGCGCAGATGTCGCTGGCCAAACTGTTCTGCAACCGCTACGTGCTGTGCCTGGCGCTGGTGGATGTGTGCGCATCGGCAGCCGGCAGCACGCTGTCGGTGTGGCAACCGCAGTTGCTCAAATCGTTCGGGCTGACTGTCATGCAGACGGGGCTGCTCAACTCGGTGCCGTATGCCGTGGCATCGGTGCTGATGGTGGTCTGGGGCCGCCGCTCGGATCGCCTGAAGGAGCGCCGCTGGCACACCGCCATCCCCATGCTGCTGATCGGGCTGGGCCTGTTCGGCACATCGCTCAGTGGGTCGTTGATGCCCACCATGGTGATGCTGTGCGCGGTGCTGGTCGGGGCCTATTCGTTCAAGGGGCCGTTCTGGGCGCTGGCGTCGGGCATGCTCTCCAACAGCGCGGCGGCGGCGGGGCTGGCGACCATCAACGCGATCGCCAACCTCATCGGCGGCGGCCTGATGGTGAACGTGTACGGGTGGGTCAAGCAGGCGACGGGCAGCTATGCGCTCGCATTGATGCCGCTGGCCGTGCTGACGCTGGTAAGCGTGGCGACGCTGCTGCTGTTGAGCCGGGCGAAGCCCGAAGGGCAGATGCTGACCAAGACGGAGACAGCCTGACCATGGCCGCACTCAGCAGAAGGCAGTTCCTGCAACTGGCAGGCGCAGGTGCGGCAGCGGTGGCACTCCCCGCTGTCGCGCAGGCCGAAGAGGTGTGGTCCAGCGGCAGCGCCGGGCCGGTATTCAAGCTGCCGGCCGGCGCGGTGGATTGCCACATGCACATCTACGATGGCCGTTTTCCGAGCGCGCCGGGCACCACGCTCCGGCCGCCCAACGCGAGTATCGAGCAGTACCGCAAGGTGCAGGCGCGCTTGGGCGTGCAGCGCAACGTGGTGGTCACCCCGTCGACGTACGGCACCGATAACCGCTGCACGCTGGATGCCCTCAAACGCTTCGGCCCCAACGCGCGCGGTGTTGCGGTGGTCGACACGTCGGTAACCGACGCGCAGCTCACGGAGATGCACGCGGCGGGCGTGCGCGCCATCCGCTTCAACCTCAGCTATCCGGGGGCCACCACGGTTGACATGCTCGCGCCGCTGGCCTCGCGCATCGGCGCAATCGGGTGGCATATCGAACTGGTGGTGCAGGGCGCAAAACTGCCAGAACTGGAGCCCCATCTGCGCGCGCTGCCATGCCCCCTCGTCATCGACCACATCGCGCACGTGCCGCAGCCAGGCGGCACGCAATCCGATGCCATGCGGACCGCGCAACGCCTCGTCGACAAGGGCAACACGTGGATCACACTCTCCGGCCCCTACGTCGACAGCAAGACCGGCGCGCCGGCTTATGCCGACGTCGAGCCGGTGGCCAAGGCCTTCATCAGCATGGCCCCCGAGCGCATGCTGTGGGGCACCGACTGGCCGCATCCGACCGAGAAAGCGCACAAGCCTGACGATGCTGCACTGGTCGACGCGATGGCCGCATGGATCGGGCGGACCGATTGGCAGGAGATGGTCTTCGTTGCCAATCCGGTCAAGCTCTACGGGTTTGCATAACGCCGGAACTGCGCAGGCGGTGACCACAGCGGTCTCAATGTCTACGTGGCTTCCGAATCGGGGAGTTTGCCCGACGGCGGTGGTGGCAGCACCACGACCTGGCCAGACCGAAATGGCGCTGCGTACCGATGTGCAGAACCAGAAGTCGTGTGTGATGGCGTGCAACAGTGGGTTGCCGCATATCGTTGACTTCAGTACCGCCACCATCAACCCTAGCTCCACGGCAACAGGCATGTGCTTCTGAGCGCGGTACGGCGTATCGCAAACGGGCCACTGTCGACTCTCACTTGACAGTGTGTTTCGCACACCGGGGCTGTTCGCGATGGATGGTGTCGATACCATGTGCTCCAAACAGGTGCAGCCACTGGCATGCACCCACAACAAAACACACCAGGAGACACACATGCACGCACGCCGCGCCACGGCGGCGGTGGCTTTGGCCATCGCCTCCTTTTTCGCTCACGCACAGGTTTCCGACGACAAGGTCAAGATCGGCTTCATCACCGATATGTCGGGCGTGTATGCCGATCTGGATGGCCCCGGCGGCCTGGAAGCCATCCGCATGGCGGTGGCGGACTTCGGCGGCAAGGTGCTGGGCAAGTCCATCGAGATCGTCTCCGCGGATCACCAGAACAAGGCCGACGTAGCGGCTTCCAAAGCGCGCGAGTGGATCGATCGGGACGGTGTGGACGTGCTCTTCGCTGGCCCGAACTCGGCGGCGGGCCTGTCGATGAACCGCATCGCGGCTGAAAAGAAGCGCGTGTACATCAACCTCGGCGGCGGCACCCCGCGCCTGACAAACGAGGAGTGCACGCCCTACACCGTGCACTATGCGTATGACACCAACGCGCACGTGCGCGGCACCATCGGCGCGTTGCGAAAGCAGGGCGTGAACTCGTGGTATCTGCTGTCGGTCGACTACGCCTTCGGCAAGGACATGGATGCCGAATCGCGCCGCGTCATCACAGCCGGTGGCGGCAAGGTGGTGGGCGGCACCAGACACCCGCTGGGCGCGCCGGATTTCTCGTCGTATCTGCTGCAGGCGCAGAGTTCGGGTGCACAGGCCGTGGCGCTGGCCAATGCGGGCGGCGACACCATCAACGCCATCAAGGCCGCCAAGGACTTTGGCCTCGACAAGAAGATGCGGGTGGTGGGCCTGGTCATGACCATCGACGAGATCCACTCACTGGGCCTGCAGACTGCGCAGGGCATGCAACTGATCGATCCGTGGTACTGGAATTCCAGCGACGCCGCGCGCAAGTTTGGCGAGCGCTTCTACACCAAGTACAAGAAGATGCCGAGTGCCCTGCAAGCAGCCGATTACTCCGCCACGCTCTCGTACCTGAAGGCTGTGCAGGCTGCCGGCACAGATGACTCCGACCGCGTGATGGCCAAGCTCAAGTCGATGAAGATCGACGACATGTACACCAAGGGCGGCTACGTGCGCGCCGACGGCATGATGATCCACGACATCTACCTGTTCGAGGTCAAGAAGCCGTCGGAGTCGACCCGGCCGTGGGACTACTACAAGCTCGCGCAGACGATTCCGGGTGAGCAGGCGTTCAATACGCTGGCGGAATCGGCTTGTCCGTTGGTGAAGAAGTAGAGCGGGGTTTCCGCCAAAAAATCGCGAGCGCGGTGCTCGCGTTTTTTGTTATCCGGCGTAGGAATTGCGGACTACTTCTCTAGGAAGTAATCCACCGACACCACCACACGCACCTTCTTGTTCGGGTCCGACGCGGGCCCACCCCCACCTTCGCCACCCTCCGGGCCGGTGCGGTCACGGTCGGCAATGGAGAAGAGCCCCTGGCTAGCACGACGTATGGCCCCGACCTTGCTGCCACTGTCAGCCGCAAACTGGGTGGCGGCTTCTCGCGCAGATTTGGTGGCTTCGGCCATCATGCCCGGCTTGACGGCGTTGAGTTGCGTGAAGAGGAACTGGGGCGAAGTCTTGTCCCACGTGCCCTGAGAAGACAACACCACGCCCGCAGCGACCAGCTTGTCGGTCATCTGGCTGATCTTCTGCACCTTATCCACTTCAGCGGAGCGCACGAGGATGGTGTGCTCGACCATGTAGCGCAGTTGCGCGTTCGCCTGCGCATAGTCTGTCGCCTGGCGGTCGACGACATGAACGTCCCGTCCGACGATGTCCTTTGCGTTGATGCCGTTGTCTTGCAGGAACGCGAGGACCTTGTCGCGGGCGGCATCTGCCGATTGGCTGGCCGTGGCCAAGTCGTTGCCGGCAACGCGAACCTTCAGAGGCCAGATTGCCAAATCTGCCGTCACCTGTTTTTCTGCGACACCGCGCACCGTGACAAAGCGCTCGCTCGGGCGGATGTCGCGCAGCGAGTGACCCAGGATCGCCGCGCCGCCCAGCAGGCCGACAGCCAGTCCAATGGCAATCGCAGTCAGTCCGGTTCTTTCGGCAGCCATGTCAACTTCTCCTTCAGGTGGGTGATCGGTTACGCGGGGCGGATGGGCATTCTGGAGCATAAGCTACGCATCAGGCTGCCGCGAAGTTTCGAGGTGGGAAAGGAATAAGCAAAGACAAAAACGATCGTTTGTGCGCCGCGGGGCTGCCCATATGCTCGCCGGATCAACCCTCCGGAGACGACACGATGACGCAGCCCACCACGCCCAACTGGAAACTCGACACCCTGGCCGTCCACGGCGGCTACAGCGCCGACCCGACCACGCGGGCCGTGGCCGTGCCGATCTACCAGACCGTCGCTTTTGCCTTTGACGACACGCAACACGGCGCCGACCTGTTCGACCTCAAGGTCCAGGGCAACATCTACTCGCGCATCATGAACCCGACCAACGACGTGCTGGAAAAGCGCGTCGCGGCGCTGGAGGGCGGCATCGGTGCGTTGGCGTTGGCCTCGGGGCAGGCGGCCGTCACGTACGCGATCCAGACGATTGCGGAGGCGGGCGACAACATCGTCTCGGCCAGCACGCTGTACGGCGGCACCTACAACCTCTTCGCACACACGCTGCCGCTGTCGGGCATCACCACGCGCTTTGCTGACCCGCGGGACCCGGCCTCGTTCGAAGCACTGATCGACGATCGCACCAAGGCCATCTTTGCCGAGACCGTCGGCAACCCGCTGGGCAACATCACCGACATTGCCGCGTTGGCGGAGATTGCGCACCGGCATGGCGTGCCGCTCATCGTCGACAACACGGTGCCGACGCCGTACCTGGTGCGGCCGATCGAGCATGGCGCTGACATCGTCGTGCATTCACTGACCAAGTACCTGGGCGGACACGGCACCAGCCTAGGCGGCGCGATTGTCGATTCGGGCAAGTTCCCGTGGGCAAAGCACAAGGCGCGCTTCAAGCGCCTGAACGAGCCGGACGTGAGCTACCACGGCGTGGTCTATACGGAAGCGCTGGGTGAGGCGGCGTACATCGGCCGCGCACGCGTGGTGCCGCTGCGCAATACCGGCGCGGCACTGTCACCGTTCAACGCGTTCCTGATCTTGCAGGGCATCGAGACGCTGGGCTTGCGCATCGACCGCATCACGCAAAACGCCGCACGCATTGCACGTCATCTTCAGGGGCACGCCAAGGTGGAGTGGGTCAACCATGCCAGCCTGGATGACCACCCCGACTATGCGTTGGCAAAAAAGTACCTCTCCGGCAAGGCACCGGGGCTGCTGACGTTTGGCGTGAAGGGCGGGTTTGCGGCGGGCGCGCGCTTCCAGGATGCGCTGCAACTGTTCACGCGGCTGGTGAACATCGGCGATGCGAAATCGCTCGCCACGCATCCGGCATCGACCACGCACCGGCAGCTTTCAGAGGCGGAGCTGGCCAAGGCCGGCGTGCGGCAAGAGACCATCCGGCTGTCGATTGGCATCGAGCACATCGACGATCTGCTGGCCGATCTGGATCAGGCGTTGGCGCAGGCTTGAGCTTGGCGCGCGGTCAGGCGTTCACTGCCGGCCGCGCACCCAGCGAAACACCACCGCCATCACCACCAGAAACGGCACGCCCACCACCAGCGTCATCCGGAAATCCGCCATCCACGCCGTGCTGACGATGATGGCCGCCATGGCGACGGCGCCAATGAGGGTCAGCACGGGGTAGCCCCACATACGGAACCGCAGCGTGCGTCCTTCACGCTCCGCTGCACGACGGAAGCGCAGGTGCGTGACGAAGATGACGAGCCACGTGAACAGCGCGCCGAACATCGCCAGCGACATCATCAGCAGGAACGAGTGGCCGGGCAGCACGACGCTCAGCACCGCCGCCAGCGCCGCGCCGGAGCTGGACACCGCCAGCGCGCGCAGCGGCACGCCGCGATTGCTCACCACACCCAGCGCCCCTGGCGCCTGCCCGCCGCGCGCGAGGCTGAACAGCATGCGCGTGGACACATATAACTGCGCGTTCATTGACGACAGCGCCGCGGTGAGCACCACGAAGTTCATTACGCCCGCACCGCCGGCAATGCCCAGGATTTCCATGACCCGCACGAACGGGCTCTTGCCGGTGCCGGCCTGCTGCCACGGCACCACGGCCAGCATCAGCGCGAGCGTGCAGAGGTAGAAGAACACCAGCCGGAACAGCGTGGAGCGGAACGCGCTGGTGGCAGCGGCCTCGGGCTCGCGTGCCTCACCGGCAGCCACGGCAATCAGCTCAATGCCGAAGAAGCTGAAGATGCTGACCACCGCGCCAAACCAGACGCCAGACCAGCCGTGCGGCAAGAAGCCGCCCGCGTCCACGTAGTTGTGAAAGCCGATCGGCCCGCCATCCGGTGCGCGATAGATGGCGTAGCTCGCCACCGCTAGAAACGCGACGATGGCCACCACCTTGATCATCGAGCACCAGTATTCCGCCACGCCAAACACGTCCACGCTGCTCGCATTGATCCACACCAGCACGGCCGAGAACCCGACGATCCACACCCACGCCGGCACGCCCGGAAACCAGTACGCCATGTACACCGCCACCGCCGTCACCTCCGCGCCGATCACGAAGACGACCGCTGCCCAGTACGCATAGCGCACCAGGAAGCCGGCGAGCGGGCTGACGTAGTGCTCGGCATAGGCACCGAACGAGCCGGTGGTGGGGTGCGCGACGACCATCTCCGCCAGGCAGCCCATCAGCAGCAGCGCAATGACCGCGCCGGTGGCGTAGCTGGCAATCACGCCGGGGCCGGCCAGCTGGATGGCCGCACCACTGCCCAGGAACAGGCCGGTGCCGATCGCGCTGCCGATGGCGATCATGGTGAGTTGCGCGGAAGAAAGACGGTGCTGCAAGCCGCCTTCGCGTGCGGCCAGCGCTTCGAAGCTGCCGGTGGCCTTGTCCATCGTGTACCGTCCAGTGGAAAAAGCCGCGATGATACGCCCCCGGGCAGGATCGGCCTCAGCCGACTGGCAACTACACCACCGCCAGCTTGGGCCGCTCCTGGCGCGGGATGACTGTATTGCGCCCGGCCGCCTTGGCCTCGTACAGCCGCCCATCGGCCAGTCGTACCAGGTCTTCGGCGGTGTCTTCGGCCGTGACGATGCCCGTGTGCACGGCCACGCCGATGCTCACCGTCAGCTTGCCGTGCGCGCTGCCCGCATTGGGCTCGTCGGCGGCCAGCACGGCGGCGCGGATGTTCTCGGCCACGCGTACCGCGCCGGCCAGATCGGTACCGGGCAGGATGGCGCAGAACTCCTCGCCGCCGTAACGGCCGGCAAAATCGCCGGGGCGCTTGATGTTGTCGTTCACGCAGCGCGCGACGGTGCGCAGGGCGGTGTCACCGGCGGCGTGGCCGTAGCGGTCGTTGAAATGCTTGAACTCATCCACGTCAATCATCAGCACAGCCAGCGGCATGCGGGTGCGATTGGCGCGGCGCCATTCCACGTCCAGTGCGGCATCCAGTGCGCGGCGCGTGCCCAGGCCGGTCAGGCCATCCGTGTTGGCCAGCCACTGCAGTTGCTGCTCCATTTCCAGCCGCTTGCGCAACTGCCTGGCAAACAAGACCGACAGCGTCATGAACACCGCATCGAGCAGCAGCACGATGCCGCCGATCACCCATGCGCGCTGCCACCATTCGGCGTAAATGTCTTCAGTGGCCAGGCCGACTGCCACGATCAGCGGATGCTCGCCGATATGGCGGAAGCTGAACAGGCGCTCGACGTTGTCCAGCGCGGCCATTTCCACGTAAGACCCTTCGGACGACAGCAGGCGCCGCTGGAAGGCCGGACTATCCGCCACGCTGCGGCCGATGAGTTTTTCGTTGTACGGGCGGCGCATGAGCAGCGTGCCGTCGGAGCGCACCAGCGTTACGGCGGCGCGCGGCCCGAGGTTGAGGCCATCAAAGAGCCGCCGGAAGTAGTTCAGCCGCAGTGTGCCGACTACGATGCCCTTGAACTCGCCATGTGGCCCATTCAGACGCCGGCTCAGTCCCAGTGATGTATCGATGCCGTTGATGCGCGGCTTGAATGGCTCGCTGATATAGAGGCCGACATCCGGGGAGCCCTGATGCACCCGAAAGTAATCGCGGTCGCCCACGTGGATATGCCGCGGTGGTACCGAGTGCGAATCGATGATGACGTCGCCCGCCGGGTTGGCCACCAGCAGCGAGCCCAGGTCCTGCGCGTTGGTTGAGCGGTCGAACAGCACGAGCTGGCGGATGTCCGGGGGCAGGGCAACGATCTTCGGGTCCTGCATGCCGTCGATCACGGCCTGCAGCGACAGGTCGTACACCTCGATGTTGCGGGCGATGTCGCGCTGCAGGATCAGCGAGAGGTTGTCGGCGGCGTCGCGCGCACGTGCCAGCGCATCGACGCGCATCTCCCACAGCGACAGGGCCGTCAGCGCGGCCAGCAGCAGCGACAGCGCCGAGGCACCGATGATCAGCAGAGGAGGGTGCCGCAAGAAGGCGCCGACGGTGCGCTGGAGAGGCATGCGCGTGAGGTGCAAACAATGAATATGGAGGGATTGAAAACGTCACCTTGATTGTGTACCGGACTCCACCTGGCTAGGCAAATCGCCTAGAGCGTTTGTCGGGTTTGCAATCGTTTGCGCGATTGCTGCAACGCAGCGGTTGTCGTATTGGTGTCGAGACCGGGCCCACCGCTTGCTGAGCATCGCCTGAGTATCGTGCACGTCGCGCCCGGTTGTGCATGGCCCAGCGACATTTGCCCGTGCCACGCTGCACAGCCGCCTTTGCCGATCGCCGATCGCCCACCGCTGATTGCCGGCTGCCCGGATTGTCTATGCTGGGTAAGCCCTCTTGGAGAACGCCATGCCAGATGATCGCGTCTCGTCTGCCCCTGTGCCCGCTAACCCGCATCCGCCCGTGCCTGACACGCATGAGGAGGCCCTGCTGGACGAGGGCCTGGAAGAGACTTTTCCGGCCAGCGACCCGGTTTCCATCGACACCGGCAAGCCGGATGTGACACCAAAAGCGCCGGGGAGCGCGCCCGCGCCGTAAAATGTGTGTTTGCGTGTCAACGGAACGGCGGCTTTGTCCGTGTTACGTGGCATCAGAAACAACTGTGCGAATTCAGCGCGCGCATTGCAGGAGCAATCGGCGGAGCAACCGGTGCGCCGGTCGGACACTGTTCCGGCACGGACGACAACACGCCAGCACCGGCCAGTCGGGGTCAATTCATGATGTCGATGCCGCACATGTGGCAGCCGGGCGCCTTGCTCGCCGCCGTCTCCCGTCTGCGCGCCGTGGGATTCGCTATTGGCACATCGCCGGCGCCCGTATTCCGTCTATCAGGCTGGGATCCGGCGCCGCCTGACCCACACCAGCCCAGCCAGCGGGATCTCGTTTCACACCATGCCTGACGCCGCGTCCCACGACGCCAGCCCTAAACCACACCGATCGCCGGTCAAGCAGGCTGCGCCCGTGCCTGCTGAAACTGCGGTTGCTTCTCGCCCTGATGCCGATACCGGTCGTGGTTTTGGCCTGGGCAACTGGACCGTGCTCGGCATCGTGCTGATCGTCG includes:
- a CDS encoding amidohydrolase family protein — protein: MAALSRRQFLQLAGAGAAAVALPAVAQAEEVWSSGSAGPVFKLPAGAVDCHMHIYDGRFPSAPGTTLRPPNASIEQYRKVQARLGVQRNVVVTPSTYGTDNRCTLDALKRFGPNARGVAVVDTSVTDAQLTEMHAAGVRAIRFNLSYPGATTVDMLAPLASRIGAIGWHIELVVQGAKLPELEPHLRALPCPLVIDHIAHVPQPGGTQSDAMRTAQRLVDKGNTWITLSGPYVDSKTGAPAYADVEPVAKAFISMAPERMLWGTDWPHPTEKAHKPDDAALVDAMAAWIGRTDWQEMVFVANPVKLYGFA
- a CDS encoding SMP-30/gluconolactonase/LRE family protein; amino-acid sequence: MFLLSPPVVREAEVFTRMPAKFRKPDVQTDWARANRGGQATDSFLEGPVWSPDGHLYVTDIPHGRIFRISAVGDWELVAEYDGEPNGMKLVDDAHLLITDYRNGLMLLDIQRGEVRPYLERRNSERFKGVNDLTFDSQGNLYFTDQGQTGLHDPTGRVYRLSVDGKLDMLLGNCPSPNGLVLSPDEKVLYVAMTRGNCVWRVPLQADGSVSKVGQFFTSYGPSGPDGLTIDTAGRLFVANPGLGRAWVLNHRAEPEVIVISPEGASLTNLCFGGPEMKTLFMTESVSGTVLKIQMDVAGPLPHRAKQARPQH
- a CDS encoding MFS transporter — protein: MQVTGSTGVTDLEQRTLRKVVWRLVPFLMVCYLLAFIDRGNVGMASLQMNHDLGLTASVFGFGSSLFFVSYFFFEVPSNLALQRYGARIWIARIMITWGLVSAATALVRGPASFYTLRFLLGAAEAGFFPGVLLYLSYWIPATHRARIVATFMVAIPAASFIGSPISAALLQMDGFAGLRGWHWLFLLEGIPTVLLGIACLRLLTNRPEEAKWLSTEERNWLTSTLAGEARGPKKVAQMSLAKLFCNRYVLCLALVDVCASAAGSTLSVWQPQLLKSFGLTVMQTGLLNSVPYAVASVLMVVWGRRSDRLKERRWHTAIPMLLIGLGLFGTSLSGSLMPTMVMLCAVLVGAYSFKGPFWALASGMLSNSAAAAGLATINAIANLIGGGLMVNVYGWVKQATGSYALALMPLAVLTLVSVATLLLLSRAKPEGQMLTKTETA
- a CDS encoding MFS transporter gives rise to the protein MSHTLGTVNATTPPPGADVRAAATLPDADYEASERTLAKAFRRILPFIFACYVISYLDRTNVGFAALTMNKDLGLTAEQFGFGAGLFFIGYFLFEIPSNLIMQKVGARIWIARIMITWGVFSMATAFVVGPKSFAAARFLLGVAEAGFTPGIYLYFTHWFPGKWRAKVTAAFLVGIPVANMIGSPISGALLELGGLYGLLSWQWLLLIEGLPAVVLGIACLFVLADRPEKAKWLTDEEKAVLARRLAMEQRDIASKHGASLRDAMTNWRVFVLAFINFCGIVGSIGVGLWMPQIVKQFGVEHAVVGWLTAIPYAMGAVVMLWWARMANRAQSCIPYVAGALVVAAVALAASTALDAPALKLAALCLTVSGILAFQATYWAIPSNFLTGRAAAGGLALIVSVGNLGGFVGPSMIGAIKQFSHGFTAPLLAVSAVLLIGALAIAWLGDPGADAGEAVAH
- a CDS encoding NAD(P)-dependent oxidoreductase, giving the protein MSASAHKPVVLVTAADLAPQALDMLSDFEVVFAGKQPTEDDIVALCTRHKPVAIIVRYGKVNARIMDAAGNLQVISKHGSGIDVIDQEAAAARGIAVRAAVGANAAAVAEHAWALILACAKAVPQLDARMRAGHWDKAVHKSVELDGRTLGLVGLGAIGRRAAAIGVAYGMNVIAFDPYAKEAPAGVKLVSLGELYAQSDVVSLHCPLTAENRKMLNRDAFSCFKEGAILVNTARGGLIDEPALAEALASGRLRAAGLDSFDVEPMTTPHPFQGIANVILSPHIGGVSDAAYVNMGKGAAANVLAVIEERARTAA